The following DNA comes from Syngnathoides biaculeatus isolate LvHL_M chromosome 18, ASM1980259v1, whole genome shotgun sequence.
GTGCGACCATCATTTAAATACAATTGCATAGTAGGTCgaagtgttgtaaaaaaaaaaaaaatgctttttcattCCTAAAGTCAATTTTATATGACCCACTGTGACATTATGCAGTTTGAATATCAACCCTGCACTTAAAtgtaaaatagtaaaaaaacaaaaacaactgtaatcattgttttaatgtaaaataatgattcgattaaaaaaaagaattccacaCAAAAGTTAAATTAAAATTCTACCCAAATCTAAGTTTTAAAACAACCAGGTTTTACAGATTAAATGCAAGCGTtgtgttctaaaaaaaaaataataataaatgtatcaCCAGAGGGTGTCTAAAGTTACGCTTGTCACTCAAAAACTCAGGAACTCATTCTTCAAGTCCATGGGAAGGTGGTCACCCTGCACGGTCCAAGCCTAAACCCATTTACCCACCATACCTTGAGGTGAGAATTGAGTGCGCGCATCTAACCAGAAAGTTAAAAGTCCTGGCTGCGAATCCACTAGCTGCCGCTACTCTTAAGGTTTGAATAACATACTTCTGCACAAAGCACGCGAAACAGTAACAGTCGCCCCGTCAGTATGTCATCCCTGGACTCCTCTCTCAAGGCCACTGCACTTAGGCTTGACTGTGGGTTTCTTGGTCATGCCTGAAGAGTCAGGCACAAGGATGACATGATAGAAATTAGATTGTTGTTTTGCTGCTGTCTCAGAAACCACATTTGTGTAGCAATTGAGCGAACATAATAGCCCACACATCAATAAACAATATAAACAACAGAGTGAAGATGTGTGTGAATAACTGgctcttttaaatgttttgatacAAGGTGGCTTAATGAAGTAGTTGTTGACAGAAAATAACATCAAACATTTATCAAGCAGCAGCACACGTTCCAAAGCCTTGCCCAAATGTGAGAAACGCAAAGGACCCCATCATAATGTTACAGGttgggaaggagggagggaagtAGAGAACGTGCCGGCAACCGTTTTGAGCTGGGGCTCAGAATCTCCGTCCTCCACGGCCAGTCACAGATAGACCAAAAGTTGGAGgtccctttaaaatggaggaaaaaatgaTAAGAAAACTGCTCAGGGAGGCCGCAGAAAGGCTGACAGAAACATTGAAGGAGCTTCAGGAGTTTCTGGCAAGTACTGGCTGGTTAGTAAGGTTTGACAGAAAATCCTACTAGAACAGTTGAGTTCATTACCGGTAGAATGTAATGACTTCAACTACTTGTGAAGGATTtcagttttcttcattttctacaAGTCAATATTATGATTTGAAAAAGTTCAtcttggtcttgttttttttatatcacaaaaagatTGCGTATGAGAAGATTTGTCGACAttttgtgcatctgtgtgtTCATCAGTCGCAGTATTGCCAGTGTAAAAACTCGGTGTTTGTGTTCTgttactttaaaaacaaaaaataccaatatttattgTGTACTATGTGATATTAGCAGTCATCACCGTTTCTGATGCCGCACTTAACCCTTGCTCATTATTTCTGCCAATATCATGTTAAGTAATTGATTATAGAAATATCTTGAACTGTACAGATTTTTTGCTACATCTACATTGCAATGACGAGATGAACATTTGttctacattttttcccccagcaacTTTGACCATATTGAATTACGCGGTTTTGTTCCTTGTTTGGTTTTCTTTGCAGCGGAGTGGCCTAAAACAATTACAGGCCTGCCCAGCACATCAGGTACCACAGCGAGCGTGATTGTGATCCGTGGCGTTCACATGTATGTTGCTCATGTGGGAGATTCTGCAGTGGTGGTTGGAGTGAAGGAAAATGAATCGGACATCACGCTTCAAGCACTTGAAGTCACACAAGACCATAAACCTGAACTTCCCAAAGAGAAGGAAAGAATCGAGCGACTGGGTGGTAGGTGAGTATTGAAAACAACTGTATTGGATTCCATGTGAGGACTTTGGTTTAAAATCCTGACTTCACTTTCCATGACATGTCTTGATGTCATCAGATTAAAAGTGTAAGTTGATTCCGGTTGTGACAATAGCCAAAATTGGTTTAAAATTCAGGaactattattgttattttgatGTAAGTTGTTTGAATGTAACTATATTAATTATCATGATCTCCGACCAGTCACATCGATGAATCATTGCCATCCATGAATAGTCTGTATCATATATGAAATTCTGTTGTTTACTGCAGTGTAATGAAGAAATCAGGGGTGAACCGTGTAGTGTGGAAGAGACCCCGACTTACCCACAACGGACCTGTGAGGAGGAGCACAGTCATCGACCAGATCCCCTTCTTAGCGGTGGCGCGATCTCTTGGTAAAGACAGTTACTAACTTACCACAAAAGTAATACTGCTTATCTGTACTGCAATTTGGTTTCTGACAAATTTTGTACACTGTTGAAAGGTGATTTGTGGAGCTACGACTTCTACAGCGGAGAGTTTGTAGTGTCGCCTGAGCCCGATACCACAGTGATGACCCTTGACCCCAAACGACATCGCTACATTATCCTTGGCAGTGATGGTCTATGGAACATGATGCCTCCAAAGAATGCGGTCAACATGTGTCATAGCCATGACAAAATGGTGGTGCGTAATTCATAAACAACACTGTatgacaaaacatatttttggctTCTGGGATTACAGTTCAGGGGCAAAAATCCAGATCATATCGTGATTTCTCTTTTTCAATTTAGGGACCGAAAGGAATGTCTTGCGCTTGCCGGTTGGGCTGTACTGCGCTACTTTTTTGGAAAGAGCGCATGCTTCGCGCAGATAACACAACAGTCATTGTACTGGCGCTACAGGAGCGCGGCGGCCCGACGATCCCGATGCATCGAGATGAGATTGTGGTGGACATGGCTCAGGGGATTGACCACATTCCTTTCCCGGGGACCCAGTGTAACACATATGAGATTCCGCAGGTCAGTGTCACACTTTTTAATTCATCTTGACCTCAATCTgggattgtttttttaaggATGAACCACTGAGACCGAGAAGCAGAGGAGGTTGTCAACGACAAGACAGATCTATCGCTAGAACATTAAgaacatcagattttttttttttttttttaaagactgttTAGTCTCAAAACAAATGCTAATATGTTCACGTGTTGAAATGTGGAGGTTCACAGAACCAAGTTCAAAGGGCATTTTGACCAGTGGCCCAGTGGTTCATCATATCGTTCTTTTGTTTTCGGGGTCAACAGGCGGAGCGTGAGGATGGCATGTTTAATGAAGAAGATGAGATATATGGAGAAGAACATGAGGGATGGACATGCCTGGAGTGGTAGTCAGGTGACTGCTCATAAAAATGTGTCAAACTATCAGATAGATTagtcatttgcttttgtttttattttattaagttGAAATGCATTGTCCTTCCAGATGATTTACCtctcaaattacaaaaacaaaaaactcattaGCATATTACAGGACTGAATAGGAATAATAGTGATAATTGTGGTCAGATCacccaattaaaaatataatcctGAATTCCAGATTTCCCCCTGGAACCcctttatttcttttgtttgactGAGACATTTTGAACACTTCAAGACTATGTCCCGGTCCACATAGCAAGGCTCATATAAAGGCAAGACTTTGGTGAGGAAGAACTTGCTGTAGCCTGAACATGATTTCAAGTTCCAATAGATGCCCAAGAAAGTCTTTTTGAGATGAATGGAAGCTCTTCTGTCATTCCATAATTCTTCATCTTATATttgttcattcttttttttcttttaaactttgTATCCAGTTCAGGGTCGTGGGTGAGATCGAGCCAATCCCAAGTAACTGTACTTCTTAGTCACTAGTCTAGAGCCCAAGTCCTCTTACTTTTTGATTGTTCATATAGCAATGCCATATATAGTACTTCGCACCCtcaaatgttccttttttaatattgttcGCATAGTTACCAATTTGGCTGCCGAGTGATTAAAATTGGTGTACAGTATAAAGAAAAAACTGATATCATTGCTCTGAAAAGAATGTGTGCCGCATCAAACGCTTGTTTCCTAGTGAGACTTTCAGAAATGTTGAGATACGTGAAAGTGAACGTTTGCGATTTGCTAATGTAAACCAATTGAGTACATCTAAATCGATAAGGtttgatttgttgttgttggactgTTTATGTTCTCCAATTGAGTCTGTTCATTTGTAATGGCTTCCATTTGTCTCATTGCTGTTTTATATTTGAATAATTTGAAGATTGGAAT
Coding sequences within:
- the LOC133492149 gene encoding protein phosphatase 1D-like isoform X2, which produces MDDAIIFRMSAFSEQGGRKYMEDVVEIRIEYEPTSSAASDDYAKSQRHGGQDTAERDSSKAAESELQAVDAAPEPGPGSAMWLESLDSDDTGDRSASLSGQKVDERIVDTRRSVAFFAVFDGHGGREAAHFAREHLWDLLKRQRGFWSKDHLEVCAALRKGFIACHHAMWKQLPEWPKTITGLPSTSGTTASVIVIRGVHMYVAHVGDSAVVVGVKENESDITLQALEVTQDHKPELPKEKERIERLGGSVMKKSGVNRVVWKRPRLTHNGPVRRSTVIDQIPFLAVARSLGDLWSYDFYSGEFVVSPEPDTTVMTLDPKRHRYIILGSDGLWNMMPPKNAVNMCHSHDKMVGPKGMSCACRLGCTALLFWKERMLRADNTTVIVLALQERGGPTIPMHRDEIVVDMAQGIDHIPFPGTQCNTYEIPQAEREDGMFNEEDEIYGEEHEGWTCLEW